The Arachis ipaensis cultivar K30076 chromosome B03, Araip1.1, whole genome shotgun sequence region GCTTGCAACAATGGAAGCTTCCACTTCTTCCTACAAGGTTCGTCTTCTTCTCCTTCCAATCTAGGGTTCCTCTTTCCGtcaattatatttcaattatttCAAATCATCGTTCAATTAGAGATTGGCTGTTTAATGTATATTACCCTCTGAAGTTCTATCCCTGTTTTCACGTTACTTGCAGAGATGTAGTTATAGTTACTGTATTTGTTTATATAACAGTAacataactaactaactaactaactaactaactgaatTCAGTTAACAACGAGCTGAGTCTGTTGTGGCAGTTTAACTCGCATGGAACTGCAACTCTTATCATCTTTTATTATGTAACTGTGTGTGTGCATCTGCATCATATCTATACTTAAGTGTTTCGTAGATCCTATTCTCATTGTCATAATTACTTTTTACTAGTACTGTGTATCTTTAccgttttcttatttttatatttatatagatgTGTGTTATTTCAACATAAGAAAATTGGTTTAAGGAGAAGTAGAACAAATTTGATGTTAAAAGTGCATAACCAGAAAAATATAACCACAATGTTTGCCAGAAATCATGGTGATGGTTGGATCTAGTTTAAAGTAAGCATACATAACTGCATTCATTGTCATCAGTGAACCAGCAAAAAAAGTTCTGTTTGGTGCTAGTGCTGTATTAGATGAGATAATAGATATTTTGCTTCTTTCTGAGAGAGAGTAGAGAGACCTTATAAAGGCATGCTGTAACTGCTTTTATGATGTCACCTAGTTTTTTGCTTTCAGTGTTTTGTTTCCCTTTCCTTCATGGAAGGCCATGCTATGATCAATTATCCTCTGATTTTGGATGTGATTATGTATCAGGCTAATGCCATCATATCAAAACTTCAAACTACCAGTAACCAAGAGAGGGTTGATGAATCAATGATTTTAATTGCGGCAGACACAGTACATCTTGCTTCCTTTCTGGTCATTGGCAACTGTTAGTTAGGTGTTAATGGTTGTTGTTAGGTGGTGTTACCCAGGCCATTTATTAAATGAGGATATGTAGCTTACTAGCTTCTTTTGAAGAGGTTATAGCTTATTAGATAAATAGTAAATTAGCCAGCCATGTGAAGAAATGAAGATACTCGAACACTTCATTCCTTTTGTAACAAAGTAAaccgtttattttttttttttctgtcctCTTTTTCAGTTTTTCATGCTTATCTGATaggaacaatcaaagttgaggatGTCGTTGTTAGGTTCAGGAACGATCAAAGTAAATGATTTGGGTTTATCTTCTCTTGTCTTCATCAAACCATTTCAGAGCAATATCTtgctcagttttttttttttttttaattgttgcaTCAGTGTGTCTGTGTGTGTTCTTTTTCTTTGTGTGACTCTTCTCTAAATAGTTATGTGGAGATGTTATGTAACTATTCACACTTTCAAAAATACTACATCACTTTTATTCATGAAGCTGCTACTCAGGTACTTATCATCTCTCATTTTTATTCCTTAGGCAGAAGCTATCTTACAGAAGCTCCCTGTTGATGACTACCTAAAGGATGCTGAGCCAACATTATTAATTACTTGTGACCAAGTATACATCATATTCTTCCGAGTTATAAATATTTCTTCTCTAGTTTTCCTTTGTTCTTCCGTCACATGTTACTAAAGCAACATCACCACTTGATATTCTTTTTCTGAAGGAAACAGAAACAAGTTAAATGTCCAACATTGCTATCGGGAAAAAAAATCAGCTACATTGTGGCTTGGTTTTCTTGGTTTCTAGCATTTTGTTGTTCTTGCTGTCTCTTTTACTCGTCCCTTCTCTTTTTAAACTGATTTGGCTAGTGTGTATCAATAGCCTAAAAATATTTCCAGAGTCGAAACAAATTGCTGTTCTTGTATTATGGATGAAAAACTAAATGATCTCCAAGCTCTTGCTTGTTGGTGGTTGCTATCCTCGTAAATAAATGGCCTTGTGGTAATGAAATTAGTTTGTAAAAGAAATGGTCAAGtttcttttttctaaatttttatcaGTCAAAGTTGCTTATGCCTTCATTATGAAATGATTTGGAGGTGGTGGTCTATGACGGTGTGGTTAGGGAAAAACCATCTAGCAAAGAAGAAGCTCAGCAATTCTTGAAAGGTTTGCATATGTTATATTCCATTCATGTGTAATCTAaaatctctttctctcttttgaaCTTCCAATGGCCTTCTATGTATATAATTCTTTACAAAATTTCAGATTATTCTGGGGGGCATGCAGCAACTGTGTCATCCGTTCTAGTTACAAACCTCAAAACCGGATTCAGAAAAGGAGAATGGGATCGTGTGGATGTAGAATtttctcctctcctctctctttttctctttctctctctctctctgagtaaTTTGTTTCAACTTACAGATCTATTTCAACGAAATACCCAATGAAATAATTGAGAAGCTGGTATGTGTTGTTTCTTTGAATTGATTATCTCATGGATGATCACTTTATTCTACAAAACTATCTTAAATTGTTTATTTGGGTGTTTGATAAGCTTTTTAtcttttttcttgtcatttaggTTGATGAGGGTGTTACTCTCAATGTTGCTGGTGGGCTGCTAATAGAGCATCCTTCGATATTACCATTTGTCAGAGAAGTGGTAGGTTTATTCTCAAAAAACttatgttaaataaaaaaaattaggatttaatTTGCATGCATTGTCAATGTTAAAAAAGTAGTGCAAAGATATCAAATCATTTATTGTCACATTAGTAAAAGTATTTAACTCAGACACCAACTATCTTAGAAGTTATACAAATTAAGCATCCAATTGTATGACAGTGTGCATAAACATAACAATCAAACTCTAAAAATTATTCTCCTCTTTTAATTGAAAAATACTTCTA contains the following coding sequences:
- the LOC107631967 gene encoding maf-like protein DDB_G0281937 isoform X2, translating into MEGHAMINYPLILDVIMYQANAIISKLQTTSNQERVDESMILIAADTAEAILQKLPVDDYLKDAEPTLLITCDQVVVYDGVVREKPSSKEEAQQFLKDYSGGHAATVSSVLVTNLKTGFRKGEWDRVDIYFNEIPNEIIEKLVDEGVTLNVAGGLLIEHPSILPFVREVVGTTDSVMGLPKAVTERLLKEAM
- the LOC107631967 gene encoding maf-like protein DDB_G0281937 isoform X4, which gives rise to MIYYHLQIILGSSSVARRKILSEMGYEFTKMTADIDEKSIRKETPEELVMALAEAKANAIISKLQTTSNQERVDESMILIAADTAEAILQKLPVDDYLKDAEPTLLITCDQVVVYDGVVREKPSSKEEAQQFLKDYSGGHAATVSSVLVTNLKTGFRKGEWDRVDIYFNEIPNEIIEKLVDEGVTLNVAGGLLIEHPSILPFVREVVGTTDSVMGLPKAVTERLLKEAM
- the LOC107631967 gene encoding maf-like protein DDB_G0281937 isoform X1, which translates into the protein MIYYHLQIILGSSSVARRKILSEMGYEFTKMTADIDEKSIRKETPEELVMALAEAKAEAILQKLPVDDYLKDAEPTLLITCDQVVVYDGVVREKPSSKEEAQQFLKDYSGGHAATVSSVLVTNLKTGFRKGEWDRVDIYFNEIPNEIIEKLVDEGVTLNVAGGLLIEHPSILPFVREVVGTTDSVMGLPKAVTERLLKEAM
- the LOC107631967 gene encoding maf-like protein DDB_G0281937 isoform X3; this encodes MIYYHLQIILGSSSVARRKILSEMGYEFTKMTADIDEKSIRKETPEELVMALAEAKAEAILQKLPVDDYLKDAEPTLLITCDQVVVYDGVVREKPSSKEEAQQFLKDYSGGHAATVSSVLVTNLKTGFRKGEWDRVDLVDEGVTLNVAGGLLIEHPSILPFVREVVGTTDSVMGLPKAVTERLLKEAM